From a region of the Malania oleifera isolate guangnan ecotype guangnan chromosome 12, ASM2987363v1, whole genome shotgun sequence genome:
- the LOC131144654 gene encoding actin-related protein 3 — translation MDSATSRPAVVIDNGTGYTKMGFAGNVEPCFIVPTVVSVNESFLNQSRSSAKGNWLAQHSAGVMADLDFCIGDEALARSRSSSTYNLSYPIRHGQVDNWDAMERFWQQCIFNYLRCDPEDHYFLLTESPLTAPESREYTGEIMFETFNVPGLYIAVQPVLALAAGYTTSKCEMTGVVVDVGDGATHVVPVADGYVIGSSIKSIPIAGKDVTLFIQQLMRERGEHVPPEDSFEVARKVKETYCYTCSDIVKEFNKHDKEPSKYIKQWRGIKPKTGAPYSCDVGYERFLGPEVFFNPEIYNSEFSTPLPAVIDKCIQSAPIDTRRALYKNIVLSGGSTMFKDFHRRLQRDLKKIVDARVLASDARFGGEVKSQPVEVNVVSHPIQRYAVWFGGSVLASTPEFFAACHTKAEYEEYGASICRTNPVFKGMY, via the exons ATGGACTCCGCAACTTCTCGCCCTGCTGTGGTCATAGACAACGGCACCGG GTACACTAAGATGGGGTTTGCGGGCAATGTTGAGCCTTGTTTCATAGTACCGACAGTTGTATCAGTGAACGAGTCGTTTTTGAATCAGTCTAGAAGCTCCGCGAAGGGCAATTGGCTCGCACAACACAGTGCTGGCGTTATGGCCGATCTCGATTTCTGTATCGGAGATGAGGCTCTTGCCAGATCTCGTTCTAGTAGTACTTATAATCTTAGCTATCCGATTCGGCACGGGCAGGTCGACAATTGGGACGCGATGGAGCGGTTCTGGCAACAGTGTATATTCAATTACTTGCGGTGTGATCCGGAGGATCATTACTTTCTTCTAACGGAGAGTCCGCTTACTGCTCCGGAGAGTCGCGAGTACACTGGCGAAATCATGTTCGAGACCTTCAATGTTCCCGGACTTTATATTGCGGTGCAGCCTGTGCTTGCTCTTGCTGCTGGGTACACAACATCGAAG TGTGAGATGACAGGGGTTGTAGTGGATGTTGGAGATGGGGCTACTCATGTTGTACCTGTTGCAGATGGTTATGTCATTGGGAGCAGCATTAAGTCGATTCCTATTGCTGGGAAAGATGTGACTCTGTTTATCCAGCAACTCATGCGG GAAAGAGGTGAGCATGTGCCACCAGAGGACTCCTTTGAAGTTGCTCGGAAAGTGAAGGAAACTTATTGCTACACTTGCTCTGATATTGTCAAG GAGTTCAATAAACATGACAAAGAGCCATCTAAGTACATTAAGCAATGGAGGGGTATTAAACCAAAGACAGGGGCACCGTACTCTTGTGATGTTGGCTACGAACGATTTCTTGGCCCTGAG GTTTTCTTTAATCCTGAGATTTACAACAGCGAGTTTAGTACCCCATTACCAGCTGTAATAGACAAGTGTATTCAGTCCGCACCAATTGATACAAGAAGGGCTCTCTATAAG AATATAGTGTTGTCTGGAGGCTCAACAATGTTCAAAGACTTCCACAGAAGGTTGCAACGAGATCTAAAGAAGATTGTGGATGCTCGGGTTTTAGCGTCTGATGCTCGGTTTGGTGGAGAAGTTAAA TCACAGCCAGTGGAAGTCAATGTTGTAAGCCATCCTATTCAGAGGTATGCGGTTTGGTTTGGAGGCTCTGTACTCGCATCAACACCAGAATTTTTTGCG